A stretch of Besnoitia besnoiti strain Bb-Ger1 chromosome III, whole genome shotgun sequence DNA encodes these proteins:
- a CDS encoding AP2 domain transcription factor AP2IX-3 (encoded by transcript BESB_047910), translating into MAKDLHPGGGRDTPSSPTPSEEHRENWGSSAAGLRSSPSGEAPLCGAGPCPAGCEAKPGAPLLTLERQAIRFLLLDLKNKCLANLAPLLLPAVVQRHVTHLGNHIRRVEDAVSCEGLESFLLIFADCVKTMSLPSQLSMAEQAHMMGLVASLGEQLDAQGL; encoded by the coding sequence ATGGCCAAAGACCTGCATCCAGGCGGAGGGCGTGAcacgccttcttcgccgacgcCCTCTGAGGAGCATCGAGAGAACTGGGGaagctccgccgcaggcctgcgTTCGTCCCCGTCTGGTGAGGCGCCGCTTTGTGGTGCCGGGCCTTGCCCCGCCGGGTGCGAAGCCAAGCCTGGAGCGCCTCTTCTCACGTTGGAGCGCCAAGCCATCCGCTTCCTGCTGCTCGACTTGAAGAACAAGTGCCTTGCGAACCTCGCGCCGTTGCTGCTTCCCGCGGTCGTGCAGAGACACGTGACGCACCTGGGCAACCACATTCGGCGCGTGGAGGACGCCGTCAGCTGCGAGGGGCTGGAGTCCTTTCTCCTCATCTTCGCGGACTGCGTCAAAACCATGAGTCTCCCTAGTCAACTCAGCATGGCGGAGCAAGCTCACATGATGGGCCTTGTCGCTTCCCTCGGCGAACAGCTTGACGCCCAGGGGCTCTAA
- a CDS encoding hypothetical protein (encoded by transcript BESB_047900) yields the protein MGMPTVEVPDLEGSGCGFSGAGTSSETLFSCAVKPQLSVFEHRGASNGGSDGAERTALVYAASEGSAGGSGKLEQETGASERVEDARDTRRRSEASCYCQGETTENEEPPCPQRIGKGEVPSPSSRIATRGNFFCSARGPLSSATAHAPSSAGAELAVAGRGLLARQGGAPAEETGDIAAPSTVAVNTPADPPASHSNDVAPAASAPARMTFPLSCKSGCGPYAVPGSPDYHPSSAVANYPPPSQPPSLSPASSSPAPLFWSSQSPGSALPAPQPRLAHLPYPSLYSPSYEEAPSNQSPASEAQASSAGSRYGAGPLRAPLSYPPSLLSLNFPPAASSPPQPTLAPCAVAGEAAPRQHAEGASCGLCLLRPTVSPRSACDSLPQTASGCSPSPFSSPSAPPANLVPQPLSVPPPAPAPDAATDAPPCHFYGDTHPPCGKPAASSCSLPSSQPSGACAPSIGCCPPAKSLLLPAAPPPHHRAASAAGAGGVGMGVVCGAQATATGAPFAHGPSALDRASLSQLSLVPPQRAQAAVNASVSAATSLLATPSPCPPPGGAASPFPLSGNAPEASAACQQIFFGGEAQNAPLPQALAPGAVLADVAQASAGDAGPIGASLRCGYYPGFAAPGGDPPGAQGGEGGMRGLGGGSGLFLDRENGDGRVLLEQLDVLRSGASKDLYKRERTRVVGELIRQAVTYPKVSGIYFDKHQLRWSVGWAQHGRRVAKYFPVKIFGLAEGYRLAVHFKQAMRAAALAGTAGVSPPGPLPPSALLSSFPLPASPLSSLPSSSTVPITPLRVPPLPATAFPACTGAPRAASPTPCPPRGSSRTGEEGQAMDAFSRIDRLQQLTLDGRREPATGATTQRPGALSPALARRGPSGDAEAPPGPAAPSAPRGSELEPSGVSSSVPAQVVPSEGQENQSLIGAPEGLSLSPLYGPQGPFAPGGRDCGAGSARSEAGADAAPRLAQFAEKSESSHLEPDSGARRADRLPFSPAMSGVPLSPSPAGLGGGGGAAAGMQPCGGPRGQLPGLDEAGLISAAPLEGGRESFVDLVSGLRLVERRQEGGGGSGIMGSTPTEACLSLHGGGRGDPHANAGRPGADSTRSSSEDRERAATATDQDGDGTSPRFSLESCRSRPPVRSTPQPDLQRDGHCEGEDVKKQPAHAIGLAGAECGGKLAETCNAQRDASIIRRLDRRQAKRGDDDSSASRERGAQAERDAAGERDHAAGSSAFRCESISSTSTPGDSHPASARAVAGSIESPGEGGSEDRSEDSKEGEEAEREWGSTVDLRCYAEARLRSSSHRSPRVKHGRASPRESEAASLRRCPEGGQSASAPRLWSAEARNTEAQAATNADDEDGFSASLYPCGVPFTIRRRPKRRRVSSVCAHAAEARGHQPAAVEKCERLEDQSQREATDLARRSDSHAEKGGGAPQQGNRDPGPVGCLPQGLFPYSPANACCVPPSARLRLPPPSSGSSKGMASAAAAAESPGPRRTTFPFSSAACGSASLQPASLVPRAPVAGTGFSSRSSSDIAPFASPGASASAECKSIGPSDGGAASCESLGSFGMRHSGTSALLKPRETENSSAVGSTSERPRCSSAPPLYSADQATQASSHISRPPPFPTKDAVALFPSSACRFTAPSAPAGGAAEEADERPPSSFGLPAPPTPRFPLVSGASGAAQSPSSVPKRGPLCASGSARESPAPSPSSGASGRRREREGPSLGPQPHFPSQCAPAEGGKNSTVSCASIFLDSSSAASASPPLPSLCARPPSYGMPASHASLPLSLSSSSSPTVSSPPPSSASPALPASTSSFSASALPSSACAPAASPSPGLPAGAQAGRPCAARLPPNPASGGVGPGLSGVCASVSLPLTGVLTHTTGIHFDKHSLRWKATWYDTTGQRKAKYFPVGKYGYDQARRLAIQARHANHVPRSTRFAAAHVQQQAHLQQQLLSHALLSSTCAPFGLSAAPFSRLPSALPWEVSGARPFPGAVPGFQASYLPPRSAAAAPSAAASSPPIASPAVSSSPGLGPPFPVSSSSAAPASVPHSSPLSQPCVYVPAPHFQPPAAAPPAFPPLLSCAPVSAAAAASAAASGPPHKAEGHALLGAKVSIESAPSRRSEEVPQLTSHASERMVAAKEEGETLYELAALEAETSRGASESKADPVERKNRECEERGGTASELQAPHGRLAEDALSDGETEEAARSRSVHEREAEQHQAQSAHSQNGFSESASLKSSLSPRQRASVTHSACGEAAAGLSAREFQGGGDENAENREETGPTGLSADGEETQEVSVSGELRREDEGETLSGSGRGRKRRRDAEEMAPFSLCDNASSRRAGETATPDAKEKRKHEFFHGDGAEAKATDDAQDEPELVDDDAGANEGEEDAKKEFDSPLALENGDDDDDAAPLNEEMFDEEADKRLSQEPARVLIRHASRLARVPGIWFDKKQLRWACTFTDASVGKRRAEYFPIRHFGFFGARRLAVNARRRMERLRQEQQYFQQHLAVTQRSFLPLLSPRASSAPLGASFGIPAASFLPAFSPTASPFLHPPGAASVHLLPSASPSPSPQNHGSGVQSPPTPCGAPGIPPPSPPSASPLSFAPVLAGPPSASPSAAACFAFRQPLAAHASIPSSRPVSSDLPSASSPYFLCSLSSSRGLPEGPAPRVPQTQGSPQELPAKRGGARPNEERYAFSADPEDKRDCGSDAEGLPRQPHFQHHQQELVLLLLRQAQQGEQKEAKGLVAASAPEDGAVPQPVALNPQRERADTRPLPACEATLLPPRDSPATSPPALGPFQRPEETAVQSRAAVSRDAARGEDAERDGAATTQSQGEEQGGQGRDGRHGDEAAGGLQGEISGDLAKGLVARNEHVERETEPDACAGRREEWRGAADEERNCVCLALTASHPEPENNGANERDGDAELCTGRGGGGTDAGEGGPERFKTVNCVVYEGEAPSVDARGRAPEGRADCNPPHAGEVPTAARACEGALPLHPWVRSHAKCIKVQGGQSARRKRPLSGGWPHR from the exons ATGGGAATGCCGACCGTCGAGGTGCCAGACTTGGAGGGCAGCGGTTGTGGGTTTTCGGGGGCGGGAACCTCCAGCGAGACCCTGTTCAGCTGTGCAGTGAAGCCTCAGCTCTCTGTCTTCGAGCATAGGGGCGCTTCGAatggcggcagcgacggagcTGAACGCACCGCGCTCGTATacgcggcgagcgaaggGTCagccggaggcagcggcaagCTCGAACAAGAAACAGGCGCAAGCGAGCGCGTGGAGGATGCGCGAGACACACGACGCAGGTCCGAGGCGAGTTGCTATTGCCAGGGAGAGACTACAGAAAATGAAGAGCCTCCGTGTCCGCAGCGGATTGGAAAGGGTGAAGtgccctctccttcctctcgaaTCGCCACGCGTGGAAACTTCTTctgctctgcgcgcggccctcttagctccgcgacggcgcatGCTCCCTCTAGCGCTGGAGCCGAACTCGCAGTCGCGGGGCGGGGGCTCTTGGCCCGCCAGGGAGGGGCGCCtgccgaggagacaggggacATCGCGGCCCCTTCCACTGTAGCTGTGAACACTCCAGCTGATCCTCCTGCGTCTCATTCGAACGATGTCGCTCCggcagcctcggcgccggcgagaatGACCTTTCCTTTGTCATGCAAAAGCGGCTGTGGCCCGTATGCAGTGCCTGGATCCCCTGACTACCATCCGTCCTCGGCCGTGGCGAACTATCCGCCGCCATCGcagcctccctctctctcgcccgcctcctcttccccaGCACCCCTGTTTTGGTCTTCTCAGAGCCCGGGCTCTGCTCTCCCTGCGCCCCAGCCTAGGCTCGCTCATCTTCCGTATCCCTCCCTCTACTCGCCTTCctacgaggaggcgccttcCAACCAGTCTCCGGCTTCAGAGGCCCAggcttcctctgcaggcagTCGCTATGGCGCAGgacctctccgcgcgccgctttcTTACCCTCCGTCTCTATTATCGCTCAACTTCCCgcccgctgcgtcgtctcccccGCAACCCACACTCGCGCCCTGTGCAGttgcgggcgaggccgcgccccgCCAGCACGCCGAAGGGGCGagctgcggcctctgtcttctgcggccaACGGTCAGTCCGCGTTCGGCCTGCGACTCGCTCCCTCAAACTGCGTCGGGCTGCAGCccgtcgcccttctcttctccctctgctcCTCCAGCCAACCTGGTCCCGCAGCCTCTTTCTgtgccgcctcccgcgcccgccccagACGCAGCGACGGACGCCCCGCCCTGTCACTTTTATGGAGACACCCACCCGCCCTGTGGCAAGcccgctgcttcgtcttgCTCTCTACCCTCCTCGCAGCCttctggcgcctgcgcgccctctATCGGCTGCTGCCCACCGGCTAAGTCGCTTCTCTTGCCTgccgcgcccccgccccACCACCGggccgcctcagcggccggcgccggcggcgtgggAATGGGAGTGGTTTGTGGAGCCCAAGCGaccgcgacaggcgcgcccTTCGCCCACGGGCCCAGTGCCCTTGACAGggcttctctctcgcagctgtCTCTCGTTCCTCcacagcgcgcgcaggccgctgtGAACGcgtcggtctccgccgcgacgtctctcctcgcgacCCCCTCTCCGTGTCCTCCGCCCGGCGGTGCCGCTTCACCGTTTCCCCTGTCAGGCAATGCGCccgaggcctccgcagcctgccAGCAGATTTTtttcggcggcgaggcgcagaatGCCCCCCTCCCTCAGGCCCTCGCCCCTGGCGCAGTCCTCGCCGacgtcgcgcaggcgtccgccggagacgcagggCCCATCGGCGCgagtctccgctgcggaTACTATCcgggcttcgcggcgccaggcggagACCCGCCGGGGGCGCAGGGCGGTGAGGGGGGGATGCGGGGCCTCGGCGGGGGCTCGGGGCTCTTTCTGGATCGCGAAAACGGAGACGGGAGAGTCCTGCTGGAGCAGCTCGAcgtgctgcgcagcggcgcctctaAGGACCTATACAAGCGCGAGCGAACGCGCGTAGTGGGCGAGCTGATTCGACAGGCCGTCACGTACCCGAAAGTCTCAGGCATCTACTTTGACAAGCACCAG CTCCGCTGGTCCGTTGGCTGGGCACAGCACGGGCGCCGAGTGGCGAAGTACTTTCCTGTCAAGATTTTCGGCCTTGCTGAAGGCTATCGACTAGCTGTGCACTTCAAACAAG CCAtgcgggcggcagcgctgGCGGGGACGGCGGGCGTCAGTCCCCCTGGCCCCTTGCCGCCTTCCGCtttgctctcttctttcccaCTGCCGGCCTCTCCCTTatcctctctgccttcgtcttccacCGTCCCTATCACGCCGCTGAGAGTCCCTCCGCTGCCCGCAACGGCGTTTCCAGCGTGCACTGgagccccgcgcgcggcctccccAACTCCCTGTCCGCCACGGGGAAGCAGCAGGACGGGCGAGGAAGGACAAGCGATGGACGCCTTCTCTCGCATTGaccggctgcagcagctgacgTTGGACGGCCGGCGTGAGCCGGCAACAGGGGCAACTACGCAGAGACCCGGCGCCCTCAGcccggcgctggcgcgccgaggccccTCGGGAGACGCTGAAGCTCCGCCAggtcccgccgcgccgtcagcgccgcgaggaagcgagtTAGAGCCGTCCGGGGTATCGAGTTCAGTGCCTGCTCAGGTGGTGCCTTCCGAAGGGCAGGAAAACCAATCACTCATCGGTGCCCCCGAGGgtctctcgctgtcgcccttGTACGGCCCCCAAGGCCCGTTTGCCCCCGGCGGAAGGGACTGCGGCGCAGGGTCGGCGCGGTCGGAGGCCGGTGCAgatgcagcgccgcgtctcgcacAATTTGCGGAGAAAAGTGAGTCTTCGCATTTGGAGCCCGATAGTggcgcgagaagggcggACAGACTGCCATTTTCTCCGGCGATGTCAggcgtgcctctctctcccagTCCTGCCGgcctcggcggaggagggggcgcggccgcaggcatGCAGCCCTGCGGGGGGCCCAGGGGCCAGCTCCCGGGGCTCGACGAGGCAGGATTgatctccgcggcgcctttggagggcgggagagagagcttTGTGGATCTTGTCTCGGGGCTGAGATTGGTTGAGCGGAggcaggaaggcggcgggggcagcGGCATCATGGGCTCGACGCCGACGGAggcgtgtctctcgctccacgggggcgggcgaggggATCCGCATGCAAATGCGGGGAGACCGGGGGCGGATAGCACGCGCAGCTCTTCTGAGGATAGAGAACGAgctgcgacggcgacagaCCAAGACGGAGACGGCACGTCCCCAAGATTTTCGCTAGAATCTTGTCGCAGCAGGCCTCCCGTGCGCAGCACGCCACAACCCGACCTACAGCGCGATGGAcactgcgaaggcgaggacgtgAAAAAGCAGCCGGCGCATGCGATTGGACTCGCGGGTGCCGAGTGCGGAGGCAAACTCGCCGAGACTTGCAACGCCCAGCGGGACGCCAGCATAATCCGAAGGCTAGACcgaaggcaggcgaagcgaggcgatgacgacagcagcgccagccgcgaacgcggggcccaggcagagagagacgcggcaggcgaacGCGATCATGCGGCGGGGTCCTCTGCGTTTCGGTGTGAATCGATATCTAGCACCTCCACTCCTGGTGACTCGCATCCAGCGTCCGCGCGGGCAGTCGCAGGTAGTATCGAGAGcccgggcgagggcgggtcTGAAGACAGGAGCGAAGACAgcaaagaaggcgaggaagccgagcgCGAGTGGGGTAGCACCGTGGATCTCCGGTGCTATGCCGAGGCTCGACTACGCTCTTCCTCTCATCGGTCGCCGCGTGTCAAGCACGgaagggcgtcgccgcgcgaaagcgaagcggcctccctccgccgctgccccgAGGGCGGAcagagcgccagcgcgccgcgcctgtggAGTGCTGAGGCCCGGAACACCGAAGCTCAGGCGGCCACAaacgcggacgacgaagacggcttctccgcctctctctatCCCTGTGGGGTCCCATTCACCATACGCAGGAGACcgaaacgccgccgcgtctcttctgtctgcgcgcacgcagccgaGGCCCGTGGGCACCAACCAGCCGCAGTGGAAAAGTGTGAACGGCTCGAAGATCAAAGTCAGAGAGAGGCTACAGACCTCGCGCGCAGATCTGACAGCCACGCAGAaaaaggaggcggcgctccccAGCAGGGCAACAGGGATCCGGGGCCTGTGGGATGTCTCCCTCAGGGTCTCTTCCCCTATTCGCCCGCCAACGCGTGTTGTGTCCCTCCCTCGGCACGCCTCCGTTTACCCCCGCCCTCGTCGGGCTCCTCAAAGGGGATGGctagcgccgccgcggcggctgagagccccgggccgcgccgcaccacgtttcctttctcctccgctgcctgcgggtCTGCCTCGCTTCAGCCTGCGTCCCTGGTTCCTCGTGCACCTGTCGCCGGCACAGGTTTCTCCTCGAGGTCGTCTTCGGACATCGCGCCGTTCGCTTCGCCCGGGGCCAGCGCGAGTGCGGAGTGCAAATCGATTGGGCCTTcagacggaggcgccgcgtcctgcgaGTCGCTGGGCTCCTTTGGGATGCGGCACAGCGGCACCAGCGCGCTGCTCAAACcacgcgagacagagaaTTCTTCGGCAGTCGGCTCTACCTCCGAGAGGCCACGCTGCAGTTCCGCTCCTCCGTTGTACTCAGCAGATCAAGCGACGCAAGCGTCGTCGCATATCTCACGCCCGCCTCCCTTCCCCACTAAGGACGCTGTGGCTCTCTTCCCGTCTTCTGCCTGCCGCTTCACGGctccctcggcgcccgcaggcggggcggcagaggaggctgACGAACGGCCCCCGTCTTCCTTCGGCTtgcccgccccccccacgCCACGCTTTCCGCTGGTCTCGGGCGCGTCCGGTGCTGCGCAGAGTCCTTCTTCCGTTCCGAAGCGCGGACcactctgcgcctccggaTCTGCGCGtgagtcgccggcgccgtctccgtcttCGGGCGCTTCGggtcgacggcgagagcgcgagggccCGTCGCTCGGTCCCCAGCCGCACTTCCCGTCTCAGTGTGCGCCTGCCGAAGGAGGCAAGAACAGTACTGTTTCGTGTGCTTCTATCTTCCTTGattcgtcttccgcggcttctgcgtcgcctccgcttccctctctctgcgcacgccCCCCATCGTATGGCATGCCTGCCTCGCATGCGTCTCTGCCTTTGAGTCTCTCGTCTTCATCCAGTCCcactgtctcctctcctcctccgtcttcAGCCTCTCCCGCCTTGCCTGCCTCGACGTCTTCCTTCTCAGCCTCCGCTTTgccgtcttccgcgtgcgcgcctgcggcgtctccgtcgcccggCCTGCCCGCgggggcgcaggcgggcaggccctgcgccgcgcggctccccCCCAACCCTGCGAGCGGCGGTGTGGGGCCGGGCCTTTCTGGGGTCTGTGCTTCAGTCTCCCTGCCGCTCACCGGCGTCTTGACGCACACGACCGGCATCCACTTCGACAAGCACTCGCTGCGGTGGAAAGCGACGTGGTACGACACCACGGGGCAGAGAAAGGCCAAGTACTTCCCAGTAG GCAAGTACGGCTACGATCAAGCGCGTCGGTTGGCAATTCAGGCCCGACACGCGAATCACGTGCCTCGCAGcactcgcttcgccgccgcccacgtTCAGCAGCAAGCCcacctccagcagcagctgctctcCCACGCGTTACTATCTTCTACGTGTGCGCCCTTTGggctttccgccgcgcccttctcgcgtctgccttccGCCCTGCCCTGGGAAgtctccggcgcgcgcccctTCCCAGGCGCTGTGCCAGGCTTCCAAGCTTCGTATTTGCCTCCAAGatccgctgcagccgctccctcggccgccgcgtccagcCCTCCAatcgcgtcgccggcggtgTCTTCGTCCCCGGGTCTCGGGCCCCCCTTTCCggtctcgtcttcttccgcggcgcccgcctccgtccCCCACTCCAGTCCGTTATCGCAGCCCTGCGTCTACGTTCCCGCGCCTCATTTCCAACctccggcggctgcgccgcctgcgtttcCCCCGCTCCTGTCCTGCGcacctgtctccgctgcggcagccgcgtcggCAGCTGCTTCGGGGCCGCCCCACAAGGCAGAAGGTCATGCGCTGCTTGGCGCCAAAGTCTCGATCGAATCTGCGCCCAGCCGCAGGAGCGAAGAAGTCCCGCAGCTCACCAGTCACGCAAGCGAGCGCATGGTGGCAGCtaaggaagaaggcgaaaccCTCTACGAGCTGGCAGCACTCGAGGCCGAGACTAGCAGGGGAGCTTCGGAAAGCAAAGCGGACCCAGTTGAGCGAAAAAACCGAGAGtgcgaagagcgaggcgggaCGGCCagcgagctgcaggcgccgcatgGAAGgctggcggaggacgcgctgTCGGATggcgagacagaagaggcagcgcgctCCCGCAGCGTCCATGAAAGAGAGGCTGAGCAACACCAGGCGCAATCCGCGCACTCCCAGAACGGCTTCTCCGAATCTGCCTCTCTCAAGAGCTCGCTGTCGCCCCGTCAGCGGGCATCGGTCACGCACTCAGCCTGTGgagaggctgctgcgggcCTCTCGGCCCGCGAGTTccagggcggaggcgatgaAAATGCGGaaaacagagaggagacaggcccgACGGGGCTctcggcggacggcgaggagacgcaggaggtGTCTGTGAGCGGCGAGTtgagaagagaagacgaaggcgagacgtTGTCAGGGTCCGGCCGAGGTCGCAAGCGACGGcgggacgcggaggagatgGCCCCCTTTTCTTTGTGCGACAATGCCAGCTCGAGACGGGCGGGGGAGACGGCCACGCCAGACGCCAAAGAAAAGCGGAAGCATGAGTTCTTTCACGGCGatggagcggaggcgaaggcgacagatGACGCCCAGGACGAGCCGGAGCTCGTCGACGATGACGCAGGGGccaacgaaggcgaggaagacgcgaaaaaggAATTTGACTCGCCCCTAGCCCTCGAAAAcggggacgacgacgacgacgcagcccCTCTGAACGAAGAAATGTtcgacgaggaagccgacAAACGACTCTCTCAAGAG CCCGCGCGCGTGTTGATTCGCCACGCGTCGCGTCTGGCGCGAGTTCCAGGCATTTGGTTCGATAAGAAGCAGCTCAGGTGGGCGTGTACGTTTACGGACGCGTCAGTGGGGAAACGGCGCGCGGAGTACTTTCCTATTCGGCACTTTGGTTTCtttggcgcgcggcgcctcgctgtcaacgcgcggagacgcatggagcgcctgcggcaggaaCAGCAGTACTTTCAGCAGCACCTTGCGGTGACGCAACGGTCCtttctccccctcctctcgccgcgtgcttcctctgcgcctctcggaGCCTCTTTCGGCATACCTGCTGCCTCGTTCCTTCCCGCCTTCTCCCCCACCGCTTCGCCCTTCCTGCATCCGCCTGGTGCGGCCTCGGTCCACCTCCTTCCGtcagcctctccctcgccctcgccccaAAACCACGGGAGCGGCGTCCAGTCGCCTCCGACCCC ctgcggcgctccgGGGATTCCCCCCCCGAgtccgccctccgcgtccccGCTTTCCTTCGCCCCAGTGCTGGCAgggccgccgtctgcgtctccgtcggccgcggcgtgcttcgccttccggcagccgctcgccgcgcacgccagcattccttcttctcgacCTGTAAGCTCCGATTtgccgtctgcctcgtctccctaCTTTCTGTgctcgctctcgtcttcgcgcggtCTGCCAGAAGGCCCAGCGCCGAGAGTCCCACAGACGCAGGGCTCGCCGCAAGAGCTCCCCGCgaagcgcggaggagcgcgtCCCAACGAGGAGCGCTACGCGTTCTCTGCTGACCCTGAGGACAAGCGCGACTGtggaagcgacgcagagggccttccgcgacagccgcactTCCAGCACCACCAGCAAGAGCTGGtgctgttgctgctgcgccaggcTCAGCAGGGAGAGCAGAAGGAAGCCAaaggcctcgtcgccgcttctgcgccggAGGATGGCGCCGTGCCGCAGCCCGTGGCTTTAAACCCGCAACGCGAACGAGCAGACACAAGGCCCCTGCCagcctgcgaggcgacgctgctgccCCCTAGAGACTCGCCCGCGACCTCTCCGCCGGCTTTAGGGCCCTTTCAGAGGCCAGAGGAGACCGCAGTCCAGAGCCGAGCAGCAGTaagcagagacgcagcgaggggcgaagacgcagaaagagACGGAGCCGCGACGACTCAGTCGCAAGGCGAGGAACAAGGCGGCCAGGGAAGAGACGGACGacacggcgacgaggcggcgggagggcTGCAGGGCGAGATCTCCGGTGACCTTGCGAAGGGATTGGTGGCTCGGAACGAGCACGTGGAGCGAGAAACAGAGCCAGATGCCtgcgcaggaaggcgagaagaatggaggggcgcggcggacgaggaacgaaactgcgtctgcctcgcgttGACAGCCAGTCACCCAGAGCCCGAAAACAATGGGGCGAATGAAAGGGACGGTGATGCGGAGCTATGCACGGgcaggggaggaggaggcacagacgccggcgagggcggcccAGAGCGCTTCAAAACAGTCAACTGCGTGGTCTACGAAGGGGAAGCGCCCTCCGTCGACGCGCGTGGGAGGGCGCCTGAGGGGCGCGCAGACTGCAACCCGCCACATGCCGGAGAAGTCCCaacagcagctcgcgcgtgcgagggCGCGTTGCCTCTCCATCCTTGGGTGAGAAGCCACGCAAAGTGCATCAAGGTTCAAGGTGGTCAGAGTGCGCGCAGGAAGAGGCCGCTTTCTGGCGGCTGGCCTCACCGCTAA